In one Alnus glutinosa chromosome 14, dhAlnGlut1.1, whole genome shotgun sequence genomic region, the following are encoded:
- the LOC133857463 gene encoding zinc finger BED domain-containing protein RICESLEEPER 2-like — translation MPPMLNDNVDCVGVGVGSTGTSGSQNPSLAVPHKPKKSEQTSKVWKHFTRLEESDPKDPKPQCEGFQNFMKTVEPRYSIPSRYTMMRDCVRLYMLEKEKLRAMCLTSDIQGISSIFTITVDNASSNDTALEYLRKRTAHKTGAILDNQFIHVRCCAHILNLIVSDGLKEVDESIVKVRSAVKYVKSSPQRFDNFKYCMEREKIAFKGLLCLDVPTRWNSTFKMLEGAEKCQSAFDLLEEYDGNYVLSLTEEKNAKKGLGPPNYDDWDRIRTFLKFLKLFYDATLRLSGSLYVTSNMYWQEICGIQMHIQLYRDSGDYVLSSMAERIMMKYNKYWGDLDKVNVFMFVAVILDPRTKLGSLEFWFKDVLNEEQCTNMVKKLKHYLQKLYDHFDAGETSSQVEHGSDYACPQGSSMIEETDNLSLHFMNKFHNYLTSKSDVHNKSEIDRYLMEDVEKPNVNFDILNWWKVNSSKFPVLAKIAWIVLAIPITTVASESTFSIGGRVLDSFRSSLAPKTVEALVCAQNWLRSKPLSNGNGCDTEMIEDPESYKLDSGFSLIDAEM, via the exons ATGCCTCCCATGTTGAATGATAATGTTGACTgtgttggggttggggttggatcTACAGGAACTTCTGGCTCTCAAAATCCAAGTTTAGCTGTCCCACACAAACCTAAGAAATCTGAGCAAACATCAAAGGTTTGGAAACATTTTACTAGGTTAGAGGAGAGTGATCCCAAGGATCCTAAACCACAAT GTGAAGGGTTTCAAAACTTCATGAAGACAGTGGAACCTAGGTATTCAATTCCTTCCCGTTATACTATGATGAGAGATTGTGTTAGGCTTTATATGTTGGAGAAGGAAAAATTGAGGGCAATGTGCTTGACATCCGATATTCAg GGTATTAGtagcattttcactatcacaGTTGACAATGCTTCTTCTAATGATACCGCTTTGGAATACTTGAGGAAGAGAACGGCTCATAAGACTGGTGCCATATTGGATAATCAATTTATTCAtgtgaggtgttgtgcacataTTTTAAATCTGATTGTGTCTGATGGTTTGAAAGAGGTTGATGAGTCCATTGTGAAGGTTAGAAGTGCAGTAAAGTATGTGAAGTCTTCTCCCCAAAGATTTGACAACTTCAAATATTGTATGGAAAGGGAAAAAATTGCTTTCAAGGGTTTATTGTGtcttgatgttccaactagatggaactccacCTTTAAGATGTTAGAAGGTGCTGAAAAATGTCAGAGTGCTTTTGATCTTTTGGAAGAGTATGATGGGAATTATGTGCTTTCGTTGACTGAGGAAAAGAATGCTAAAAAAGGTTTGGGACCTCCTAATTATGATGACTGGGATCGTATTAGGACTTTTCTCAAGTTTctcaaacttttttatgatgCCACATTGCGACTTTCAGGGTCTTTGTATGTGACTTCTAATATGTATTGGCAAGAAATTTGTGGCATTCAAATGCATATACAATTGTATCGTGATAGTGGTGATTATGTGTTGAGTTCTATGGCAGAGAGAATAATGATGAAGTATAATAAGTATTGGGGGGATTTAGATAAGGTGAATGTGTTTATGTTTGTTGCTGTCATACTTGATCCACGAACCAAATTGGGGTCATTGGAATTTTGGTTCAAGGATGTTCTTAATGAGGAGCAGTGTACTAATATGGTGAAAAAATTGAAGCACTACCTTCAAAAATTATATGATCACTTTGATGCTGGAGAGACTTCATCTCAAGTTGAACATGGTAGTGATTATGCATGCCCTCAAGGTTCCTCAATGATAGAAGAAACTGATAACCTTTCACTTCACTTCATGAACAAGTTTCATAATTACCTAACTTCAAAAAGTGATGTTCATAACAAATCGGAGATAGATCGGTATTTGATGGAAGATGTTGAAAAACCAAATgtgaattttgatattttaaattggtggaaggtgaactCATCCAAATTCCCAGTACTTGCCAAAATAGCATGGATTGTGTTGGCCATTCCCATTACTACAGTTGCTTCAGAGTCGACGTTTAGCATTGGAGGGCGTGTATTGGATTCTTTTCGAAGTTCATTGGCCCCCAAAACAGTTGAAGCATTGGTATGTGCACAAAATTGGCTAAGATCAAAACCCTTGAGCAATGGCAATGGTTGTGACACAGAGATGATTGAAGATCCTGAAAGTTATAAGCTCGATTCAG GATTTAGTTTGATAGATGCTGAAATGTAA
- the LOC133857719 gene encoding uncharacterized protein LOC133857719, translating into MAESKPDPIAQSLSDTEVKAPNLFERAKEEIEAILHSEKSPHHHKETHGKRNDIDENTPLDDVRAPNVFDRAKEEFEALVEAIRPRKESPTHERRDETTKTQSKQGEADSLSENNVKEPNYSDRTKKKIEAITHNHHKETHGTSDDIDEKTPIYDVKAPNVFERAKEEIEAVIETVHPKKEKRNSVSSPRKEGGFMFSIGRTLEKVCSPRGSVRD; encoded by the exons ATGGCCGAATCCAAACCAGACCCAATAGCACAATCTCTGTCAG ATACTGAAGTAAAAGCACCGAATTTGTTTGAAAGAGCAAAGGAAGAGATTGAAGCAATTTTGCACTCTGAGAAATCGCCTCACCATCACAAGGAAACTCATGGCAAGCGAAATGACATTGATGAGAACACCCCATTAGACGATGTTAGAGCCCCAAATGTGTTTGACAGAGCAAAAGAGGAGTTTGAGGCTCTCGTTGAAGCGATCCGTCCCAGGAAAGAGTCTCCAACCCATGAAAGACG GGATGAAACTACAAAGACACAGTCCAAGCAGGGTGAAGCAGATTCTCTATCAG AGAACAACGTTAAGGAGCCCAATTATAGTGACAGAACTAAGAAAAAGATTGAAGCAATTACACACAATCATCATAAAGAAACTCATGGAACAAGTGATGATATTGATGAGAAAACCCCAATATATGATGTGAAAGCTCCAAATGTTTTTGAAAGAGCAAAAGAAGAAATTGAAGCTGTTATTGAAACAGTTcatccaaagaaagaaaaaagaaattctgTTTCGTCACCGCGTAAAGAAGGTGGATTCATGTTCTCTATTGGAAGAACATTGGAAAAAGTTTGCTCTCCTCGGGGTAGTGTGAGAGATTAA